Proteins from a genomic interval of Pseudomonas anuradhapurensis:
- the prpD gene encoding 2-methylcitrate dehydratase yields MSANVDLNDRPDYDQVLQTLADYALGYRVESPEALDTARNCLMDTLGCGLLALRFPECSKLLGPLVEGTVVPNGARVPGTSYRLDPVKAAWDIGCTVRWLDYNDTWLAAEWAHPSDNLGGILAVADHLSQKRVAAGETPLLMRDVLETMVMAHEIQGVLALENAFNRVGLDHVILVKVASTAVCARLMGANREQMLSALSHAFVDGQALRTYRHAPNAGSRKSWAAGDASSRGVRLADIALRGEMGVPSVLTAPQWGFYDVLFSHTNKDLALKPAEQQALRVPQALGSYVMENVLFKVSFPAEFHAQTACEAAVSLHPRVRNRLHEVDRIVITTQESAIRIISKSGPLANAADRDHCLQYMVAVPLIFGHLVAEQYEDAFHANHPSIDRLREKMEVIEDPRFSREYLEPDKRSIANALQVFFKDGSSTEQVVVEYPIGHRRRRAEGIPLLEAKFRANLATRFARQRCEEILAVCKNQQALEGMAVHRFVDLFVL; encoded by the coding sequence ATGAGCGCCAACGTAGACCTCAATGACCGCCCGGATTATGACCAGGTGCTGCAAACCCTTGCCGACTACGCGCTCGGCTACCGGGTCGAATCACCTGAAGCCCTGGACACCGCCCGCAACTGCCTGATGGACACCCTCGGCTGCGGCCTGCTGGCCTTGCGCTTCCCCGAGTGCAGCAAACTACTCGGCCCGCTGGTGGAGGGCACCGTGGTGCCCAATGGCGCCCGTGTCCCAGGTACCAGCTACCGCCTCGACCCAGTCAAGGCGGCCTGGGACATCGGCTGCACGGTACGCTGGCTGGACTATAACGATACCTGGCTGGCCGCCGAATGGGCGCACCCCTCGGATAACCTGGGTGGCATCCTGGCGGTTGCCGACCATCTGTCGCAAAAGCGTGTAGCCGCCGGTGAAACACCGCTGCTGATGCGCGATGTGCTGGAGACCATGGTCATGGCCCATGAGATCCAGGGTGTGCTGGCGCTGGAAAACGCCTTCAATCGGGTTGGTCTCGACCACGTGATATTGGTCAAGGTGGCGTCCACCGCAGTGTGCGCAAGGCTGATGGGCGCCAACCGTGAGCAGATGCTCAGTGCCTTGTCCCACGCCTTCGTCGACGGCCAGGCACTGCGCACCTACCGCCACGCGCCCAACGCCGGTTCGCGCAAATCCTGGGCTGCCGGCGATGCTTCCAGCCGTGGTGTGCGCCTGGCCGATATCGCCCTGCGTGGCGAAATGGGCGTGCCAAGTGTGCTCACTGCACCCCAATGGGGTTTCTACGACGTACTGTTCAGCCACACCAACAAGGACCTGGCACTCAAGCCCGCCGAGCAGCAGGCGCTGCGCGTGCCGCAGGCCCTGGGTAGCTATGTGATGGAGAACGTGCTGTTCAAGGTCAGTTTCCCTGCCGAGTTCCATGCCCAGACTGCCTGCGAGGCGGCAGTCAGCCTGCACCCGCGGGTGCGCAATCGCCTGCACGAGGTTGACCGCATTGTCATCACCACTCAGGAGTCGGCAATCCGCATCATTTCAAAGAGCGGCCCGCTGGCCAACGCCGCCGACCGCGACCATTGTTTGCAGTACATGGTGGCGGTGCCCTTGATTTTCGGGCATCTAGTGGCCGAACAATATGAAGACGCCTTTCACGCCAACCATCCAAGCATCGACCGCCTGCGCGAGAAAATGGAGGTGATCGAAGATCCTCGCTTCAGCCGCGAATACCTGGAACCGGACAAGCGCTCGATTGCCAACGCGCTGCAGGTGTTCTTCAAGGATGGCAGCAGTACCGAGCAGGTAGTGGTGGAGTACCCGATCGGTCATCGGCGCCGGCGGGCGGAGGGCATACCGTTGCTGGAGGCGAAATTCAGGGCCAACCTGGCGACGAGGTTCGCCCGGCAGCGCTGTGAAGAGATTCTGGCGGTATGCAAGAACCAGCAGGCGCTGGAGGGGATGGCAGTGCATCGGTTCGTGGACCTGTTTGTGCTCTGA